The region CACTCCGACTGTCTATAAAAATATCCATCGCTTTCATCTGTAACTTAACTCAATGATCAGTTTCAATGAATTGCCTTGTTTATAAAAATCatgacatttcattttttttcaaggaTGTGCAAATTACTCTCttaaacaaatgagaaaatATGCCCTTCAAAATGTGTTATTGCTAAAAGAAAtgtataaatgaataaaacccCATTCGTCTGTAGCCATGCTGATGTTTTTGATCAGACTACAGGTAGGACATGAAGGTTGTTGATACATGGTCAAATTCCTGAGGCACTTTTAAGGCTAATTTAAGCACAGGTGTAATGGTCTTTTTAATCAGACAGGTCTGCTGACAACTAATTTTAAGATTTAACTTCAAGATCAAATCCcagtatactttttttttaatgaatgagGCCCTGAGGCTTTTATTTCTCCTTTTGCTCTTAGTAATGATCACGGCAGTGTCTAATTTTACCCCTAATGACAGACTACTGTAATATTGATCGCAACACTTGAAAGATCTTTATAACTTTGGGCAACACCAAGTAAAAAACTTCtccactcagtctctctgtcaCACTGAGCTCAAACACTTTGAGCTGAAAGAGACCCTTCATCACAACTGGGACAGAGattaacagtcacaaacagAAAAGCCTCATCACCTCACTGAGGGTAAAAGTTCCTTAGTGTCTAGCATGCACCTGCTGGGTGTGTTTGATTTGGGACCCTTAGCGTGCTGGCgattaaaggggctgtactttACATTCAGATCATTAATATAGCggcaaacaaatatttgctatgtaaagatatggTAGAGTAgggtgcccagatagctcagttggtagagcgggcgcccatatatagaggtttactcctcgacgcagggGGCCTGGGTTCGTcttcgacctgcggccctttgctgcatgtgattctccctttctctcccctttcatgtcttcagctgtcctgtcaaaaataaaggccaaaaatgccccaaaaaataatcttaaaaaaaaaaagatatagtaGAGTAATGgtgtcctgagcagagaataaggtcaaactctgtgtgtgtgttgtgtccaagtttctctgttctttgttacCGGTCCGGCAGCGTGTGCATGTTAGCAAGTAAAGACGCAGATATTTCACCTATTGGGGGACTCTCTTTGAGAGCCCCCTGGAGGAAATCCCACTTTGAGTAggctacagcacctttaagataCAGATACAaccttatttttcttttcctctttttttaccTATGCCGATGGACAATAATTCTAACCTAAACCCATTAAAACTTATTTATAATAAAGCATTGTGGTACTGTTCACAAATGGCTAGCGCTGGATCAGGTACGACTGCACCCCCCACACCCAACACTCAGCCAGTGTCAGGACCTCTGCTCTCCTTTGGCCATAGatgaccagttttttttttttttttaactctgtaACAGATGTGAAACATGGtgaactcttcagaagaggtaattatcttcactggagtttctgcgcgggaaaatCACCgtacgccacaatcttctgaacatagccatactgagaaatacagagagggTTGTGTGGAGATGATAGTctgaattagctttgtagcagctcatttggcaatggcatGAATgcaacagacgttcattaatatcaaaaagttacgcgcTAAAGATTGGAATGACATTGCAAGGtaccacatacagtatatagatatataaaatacagaatAAAGTTCAGTGCAGTATAAAACTTTTGTTTTAActaatttaacattcaaataatCTCATATAAGAATAACAATGTtcttaatacaataataaagtgGTCCAAGAGCAATAAAATGACCAGAATCaggggaaaataaaaacaaatagtaCACACatatccccccaaaaaatagaatattatgtattattcAGCATGAATCCAGCCACCACGTAGACAACCATGGCATTATACAGTACAAGCACATTTCTAATTAGCACTTAgcgtatgaaaaacaacacagaatagCTTGAGTGCTGTGTAGGCAAGGCCAGGGGCAGCTGTACTGTAAATAGGATTAAAaggtaaaaaacaaatgaaggtgCGCATCAGGAAAGAGCTCTATCATCTGTATGTGCACACCTCACTGCAATGTGAGAGAAATATTATTTGCAGTGTAAATGAAAAAGTGATTTATAATTGGAAATGTAATTGTTTCTTTCATTGCCTGTTAATAGAATAGAGGCCTAAATATGTTTAAATAGGGCAATAAACAGCCAAACTCCATTTAAAATGCCACGTGAACCAAGTTGCATGGCCATAATAACATCACATCATGGAAGATTTACTACTTAGTAAGCACCCATTCAAAAAAACTTTCTTCAAGGTGATGCACCAGTCCGTTAACAATACAAACACCTGCCACAGTGAATCAACATGCTGATTCAACGCTTCAAGAAAGAGCAACGCTTGAATGATGACTGTGGCTATTTTTCAGGAGCCCCTGAGTCAGACTGACATTTACAACCCATGTACTTTTTGTCCCTACAAAGTATTTTGGAACAGAGCGTATTCAAGCTGAAGCCATGAGAGAATAGCCCAGAGACTCAGAGAACTTGTGCTATTGAGGCCTGAAAGCTGGAAAGAGAATCCATTTTAACAGGACGATGATAACAGGTTGGGAAAGGTTATTAAAACTGACACATCTATTAGCTGCCATCTTCACAGGCTTAATAAAAAAGGCACAGATTTAAATTTTCATACAAACATTTGAGCTCCCCCATATCAACACAATATCATTGTGAGATTCACTCTCTGTctatttgttttatgttttgtttatttgaaatgtatttcacagatacacacacttaaaaaaagCAGACATTGTAAAAATACAAGGATGGTAAAAATACTCATTCTCATTTTTATGAGATAAAGAATCACAAGGCCAAGACTGTTTTCAGACGTACTACAGCTTTAGCCTTTTATGATGGAATGTTTTTAGCTGAACAAGAGACAAGTGTCTGAAGACTGACTGTACCTATATTAGACTCCTGTGAGGTTTCAAAGTCAAAATTCAATGAATTAGAAATATTGATCCATTATACACCATTTTGTAAGTGAACCGCAGCCTGACAAATCAAGGCTGATTACAATTGGGAGCTCCCAGTAGATTCCCAGTAACAGCACCAGATATTATTTGTGGTCTGTTTAACTGAAAATGGACTTCTTTTCAAGTTATTGCCAAGTTTGGACTTGAAGAGTCCCAAGGATATTGTGAGACAGTTTAGGTCCCTTTCCACCCATCTGCTTTCCTGTTCAGTAGATATAAGGGAAGATCCTGTAAGGGACACGGCGACAGTAGGTGTCCCACGCCAGTCCGTATTTGGCCCTACACTGTCTCTCGTCACGGGCCTCTCGGTGAATCAGCAAGACGGTGAAATATATGACATAGAAGTAAGGCAGAATATGTGAGAATCCTAAAGAAAAGACAAGCATACATAGACTGTAAGCAGGAGGAAACAACATTGTGTCAAAGAAAACTGTAACATATTTACAGTAACATAACCAAGTTGTCCCAGGACCGTctacaactggtccagaactcttCTGCAAGGCTGCTGACCAGGTCCAGCAGGATGTTGCACATCATTCCTGTTTTATCCTTGTTACATTGGCTTCCGATCAAGTTCAGGATCCAATTCAAAGTTCTTGTTCCTACATATAAAGCACTGCATGGTCAGGTACCTGTTtatatctctgacctgctccctccgtacactactaacaggtccctcaggtcttctaaccagggattACTGCTGGTCCCACGTACTCGTTTGAAAACTAAAGGTGACCGTTCCTTTGAAGTGGTAGCTCAGACTCTGTGGAACGCCcttcctattaacttacattctGCAGTCTTAAGGaaagcagctaaagacacacaACTCGCTTTTGTCTCATGTTTTACCTTCATtggtattgtatttgtttttgcttgtttattttctgtttttgatcCTACTGGTTTGTACAAATGTTTATTGTGTGAAGCACTTGtcacaaaataaattattattattattatcatgatCATCAAAGCAGAGAAAAACAGACACCTTCTTTTACTACTGATATCATTGTTCATGATGTGAATGACATCAAACAAGCTGTAATCAAGTGTTAATCCTCCTCTGCAAATAGCTGtacatttttccttttaaatcTGTACTTTACAAGAACCCTGAAGTAATTACCACTTTGATTATGCTTATAACGTTCCAAGTGTTGATCCGCCTTAATGgtaatttttttaagtggggtcTGAATGTGACCACTGTTCCTCTTTGACAGTCTGGAATGTGTTGTCgtgatttctttgttttgtgtgcatAATTTAACAGTTTGTGACTTTTGCAGCAGCAATTAAGGCAGACATTACAGTACATCTCAATTACTAAGGCAGCTACACAACTGAGTCACATAAAGTTTGAATACCAATGAGCAGAATGTGTCTAACAGTCACCATTTTAGGAAGTGAATTTCTAAAGGGAACATAAGGCAGCTGACGGAGGAACAAAGAGAACACATTGTTGCAGCCTTTATGGCTTCCGCATCAGTGGCAAACACCGTATAGCTATCTAATGTATCTATGTAAAGGACAGGAAGGAAATACAATACTTTTAGTAGCTACCGAAATGCCTAGATAGCACAGAGAATCAGAAACTGTCAGTTACTGAAAGTAAGCATTGAATGCCTAGTTAGATTTGTAATTTAGTTTGCCTTATTTTGGTCACGCAGTTCCTGATTTAAggcagctgtaaaatcaatatTGTATATGGAAGGGACAAACCTACAGATCATTATGATCTTCaatttctgctgcccccaagtggcttATAAAATCaattattgcaggtttaaatcAAAGGTTTTTGATAAGCTGCACAACATGTACTGTATCATTTGAGAACTTGAGCccttttgtttaataaaacagGGATTTGTACACAAAGTATAAGTATGCAATGTATCAGCAAAAGTATTGATTAATAAAGGCATTCAGCCCTAACAAGGTTCATTGGGAAAGCTGTATTAGTTAAGAAATTGACAAAAAGATGAAATCACTGAATATGTGCTGTACGTAAAACCTTTAAAATTATCATTTAGATAAATCAACACATCTGACAGTCTCAGCAAAAAGTGAACATTTTCAGCTTCACCTAGCTTTACTGCAGGGCTACTGGATTGTATTCTAAgttgtttctgttattttgtccacccacTGTACAGATGCAGAGTTGTGACAGTAGGATCCAAACAGagctacacttttttttaaattgtgttttcatgtgttttagATCATGTCATTAAAAACACCAACACATCTATTTTTGTTTCTAATGATAAATATGGCTGGACACAATTAAATGCTCTGCCGGACACTCTTGTCTATGAGTTCATCCACATGTTCTAACAAAGACTCTCACTCAAAGGGATTGTGTTACATCAGTGTGGCCTGCACGCGAAACAAGGCTTTTAAGCTGTCTTACCACACGGCAGAGACCACGCCAGGGCCATGAGGAGGTCACCGAAGTAGTTGGGATGACGAACGAGACCCCACCAGCCAGACACAAGCAGCCGTTTCCCTGTTGCTGTGGCGATGGTCTCTAGTCCTGCAAGGGAAAAAACATAGATATTTCTGAGTGCAGAAAGTGCAAGCCACTTCAGAGATCAACACGCACTTCGTTCTGATATATACAGCAGGAGTTGAGTTACATAATTAGATTTAAGATGTCAAAGAGAAGTTAGAGTACTTGTCTTGATTAAGAGAACACACACTAAAAATGACTGACTTGCAACACTTGGGTGTGTAGGGTCTCTTCTGAACTGGTTCTTCTGTGAGTTGGATTTTCTGAAAACATAATATCCGATACCTGATGGCAAAGAGAAAAATCTTAACATCGCCATCTTTAACCATGACACACAACATATTACAGCCTGAGGAACAAGAGCTTGCACATGATTACCATTCAGTGTTATTATAGTTGCTGCTCCGAGTGAACTTAGGGCCTGTGGGTGCACAACCAAGAAGGCAGCCTGCAGGCCGTATGTGAAGGGAACCCAGGCCAGGTCCCCAAAGACCAGCATGAAGCCAAAACCATCATGCACAATGTCCATGGTTGTCAGAACAGCCTCCTGTTATAACACAACAGTGCATGTGAttaagtgggggaaaaaataaaataataatatttacaaAGATCTCTCTAAGTAGTCTTCTAGGTGTGCCACTTTTTAAACGTTTGCAGGACTTAATTATGATGTATGACATTAGGATCTACATTCCTTAGCATATTCTTTATCTCTGACTCTGTTGAGCCCTCACCTCATTCCACAGAGCATCTGCCACATACAGCAGCTGGAAACTGTTGACCAGCATCATGGCGAGCGACGGGGAACCTCGAAGCTCCACCTCCTTCATCAGCATGCCAAGGTTTATGACCACCTGAGGTAAACAAACAGGTCAAGTGAATACCGATTAACATCACTAAGTTAGGCGACATTTTTCACCTGCTGCTCCCAAGTATTGGCTGACGAATTCTGTATGTGATTAATTGGATCAGAACTACAAAAAGTCACTGTCAGGTGAACTCAAACACCCAATAATCAATGAGACTGACACAGAAACGGAAACCACCGCGGACAAAACCACAGCGCTTGCATACATTCCACAGACAAAAAACTGTCAGTGTTAGgtacatctacagtatataatctaatgcaatccaatacaacaGCTCTACCATAAATTGTCTATCTTTTATGATGCAATCACTACTCAACTCACTGTCATGGAGAGCTCACTAATAATAGCAGTTAAATTGGATCCTGTTTACTTTACAGTattgtaaaatatgttttacatttcatttaaataatgacAAGTTGTTCTCTCTATGAGCTTTTGACCACCATACCGTATGCAGAATGTAATGACTAATCTTTCCATCCGTGCTACTGAAGGGGGTCTAATATCACACATGCCTAGATAACAAATCTAAATGTGGGGAGACTTAACATGTAATACTCTATTTATAAAGAGGAATGGAACCTTAACTGAGCTCCTAAAGACTATGAACTTTATGTATATCcaaataaacatttaattatTAAGGAGACTGAGCCCTTTAAATGTCATTATCAGCAATTGCAAGatgttaaaagttaaaagtacATAGTTTAAACATTCAACAGGAAGCATTAATCTCCCACACACTGTCTGTAGCCAGTCGGTGGGAGCTGTTTCTGTCCTCTCCTACGCACCTGGCTTTTGAACATTGAGATGTGCAAAGATTTTACTGTTAATACTGTAGGtacagagaaaaaaatgtaaataaggcACTCATTATATTGACATTTCCAGTATGACTCGCCTGTCTCTACTATCGTCTCTATGTTGTTTTTGTGACTGGTGAAAACAAAGAGAACCGTAATTTTAGGAATCTTTTTCTAATTTAAAAATCTCACTGGAATTTCTATATGTTATCTCATTTGGTCTGATGACTCAGAAACAGATGACCATCAAATATCTCACTGTGTCAGGTCATCTGGGAGAAAAGGTTTCTGATTCTGAATGTGTCAAACTCTCAAACAGCAAATGGTTATGGAAGATCAGGGGAGAGCAACATCGCCATCTGTTGGTCTTTTGGGGCTCTTTACAGAGATCACCATCAGTGTTAAATAATATTAAATGGGTgcatcttaaagtgctcatattatgctttttggctttttccctttcctttattgtgttatatatcttttttgtgcatgttataggtttacaaaatgaaaaagcccaaaggcacttaccatcGCCAATAGAAAACACCCTCATaatctgctcctgactggctagtagtccttacctaggtactgtgcatgtgtgactcccaacaaagaaggtacagaagtgagatccctcactctgtagctaaaacagagagctcaacacacaagttgaaaaaaggagctgcagcaatgtgtagtacaacaaatatatggtgtttgttgaaaattaaaccagGTAAACCTAttttgatataacctctaaatacaattatgaacctgataATGAGCATAATATAAGCACTTTAAATTATTCAGACTTATAAATAAAGTGAAAGATCacaaacatattttgttttaaGTAGTAAAATCCACATGTCACAACTTTtcctttaaattaaattatattgTTTAACTGCATTACTTGCTCTTTGTATGTTAGCTCTTTGCACTTGGTCAGAGGCAGTTTCCCAATTATTTTaccacaaaatacagtatatatgtatataacaatataacaatatataacaTAACAGAAATGTAACAGACATTTTAATCAATGTCTGGATGTAGAAGTTTTAAAAATGGATGGTTTTGAAAGTGAATTGATCGTTTACTCCTGCAGGTTAACTCACCCAGCCAATCAGACCCGGTCTGAGCTCACAGAAATATTTAAGGTCAAACTTTGCAATCCGGGGGTTTAGCTCCCGACCGATGAAGAAGTCATACAGGGGATTTCCTAGACAGGACAGAGGGATGAATGCATTAAAATAATCAACATTATTACAAAAATTGTGCTTTCAGTGTCTGCaggtacagtatatacaggTTATCTAAGTCTAAGTTCACGTTATTGACTTCATCAGCAACCTTTTCAATAATCTATTAGCAGTCAATTAATAAGCAATTAGCTGAAACCTGTTTGCAGTCAAAAGCTTTTTAGGACTATTAAATTGATGAA is a window of Perca fluviatilis chromosome 16, GENO_Pfluv_1.0, whole genome shotgun sequence DNA encoding:
- the tm7sf2 gene encoding delta(14)-sterol reductase TM7SF2 isoform X2: MKANSQALKNRSSHDTEREFGGTLGALCIPIFLPLTVLFLISVSRSPEASVLQLPPPLPSTEQLWDPLALVLLLGWIALHALLYVMPLGKVSEGLVLRDGTRLKYPINGFHSLCISGVLLMLLVGLGAPLGCLFELLVPLAVCAIAVSFLFSVYLYIRSFWVPSHALALGGNTGNPLYDFFIGRELNPRIAKFDLKYFCELRPGLIGWVVINLGMLMKEVELRGSPSLAMMLVNSFQLLYVADALWNEEAVLTTMDIVHDGFGFMLVFGDLAWVPFTYGLQAAFLVVHPQALSSLGAATIITLNGIGYYVFRKSNSQKNQFRRDPTHPSVARLETIATATGKRLLVSGWWGLVRHPNYFGDLLMALAWSLPCGFSHILPYFYVIYFTVLLIHREARDERQCRAKYGLAWDTYCRRVPYRIFPYIY
- the tm7sf2 gene encoding delta(14)-sterol reductase TM7SF2 isoform X1, with amino-acid sequence MHIRISLQSQLHLHALHRRPIMKANSQALKNRSSHDTEREFGGTLGALCIPIFLPLTVLFLISVSRSPEASVLQLPPPLPSTEQLWDPLALVLLLGWIALHALLYVMPLGKVSEGLVLRDGTRLKYPINGFHSLCISGVLLMLLVGLGAPLGCLFELLVPLAVCAIAVSFLFSVYLYIRSFWVPSHALALGGNTGNPLYDFFIGRELNPRIAKFDLKYFCELRPGLIGWVVINLGMLMKEVELRGSPSLAMMLVNSFQLLYVADALWNEEAVLTTMDIVHDGFGFMLVFGDLAWVPFTYGLQAAFLVVHPQALSSLGAATIITLNGIGYYVFRKSNSQKNQFRRDPTHPSVARLETIATATGKRLLVSGWWGLVRHPNYFGDLLMALAWSLPCGFSHILPYFYVIYFTVLLIHREARDERQCRAKYGLAWDTYCRRVPYRIFPYIY